Proteins encoded by one window of Pseudomonas sp. PSKL.D1:
- a CDS encoding methyl-accepting chemotaxis protein, translating into MFGFLNHISVGAKLALGFTVVLLLTLATTLTGWRALDDAIIRSEQLSEIGLITDLVKDLRAERLAYRLQADSQSKATIHQTLDQLEHLLTALQQRSRVGESQQMLTQKLLVLKRLRETFAALQQAVDSRNATRMEQLHHQMEQMGNELDAASVELSARKVEQRDDEALAARTLLAIVALLALAVGTVASWLITRQITHPLRQTLAQAARIARGELSLQEPAHRQDELGQLQASMRDMTLSLRELIGGIDQGVGHLSQAATQLAASSHDTQVRISQQREETDQVATAMHQMSATVQEVARNAEQASQAATDADQQAQLGDKVVAEAIERIERLAAQMDHCLAAMQHLAGEGQRIGSILDVIKSVSEQTNLLALNAAIEAARAGEAGRGFAVVADEVRGLAQRTQHSTEEIEQLIGSLHSGTDEVTQLLDSSKQLTEQSVELSRKAGDALGRITDTVSNIQGMNQQIATASEQQSVVAEQINRSVLNVRDVSDLTSAASEQTAASSGELEQLGQQLRGMVGRFRL; encoded by the coding sequence ATGTTTGGCTTCCTCAACCACATCAGCGTCGGCGCCAAGCTCGCCCTCGGCTTTACCGTGGTGCTCTTGCTTACCCTGGCCACCACCCTCACCGGCTGGCGTGCCCTGGACGACGCCATTATCCGCTCGGAACAACTCAGTGAAATCGGCCTGATCACTGACCTGGTCAAAGACCTGCGTGCCGAACGGCTCGCGTATCGCCTGCAGGCCGACAGTCAAAGCAAGGCAACCATCCATCAAACCCTTGATCAACTCGAACACCTGCTGACCGCACTGCAACAACGTAGCCGTGTTGGCGAGTCCCAGCAAATGCTGACGCAGAAGCTGCTGGTGCTAAAGCGCCTGCGTGAAACCTTCGCGGCCTTGCAACAGGCCGTCGACAGCCGCAATGCCACGCGCATGGAGCAGTTGCATCACCAGATGGAACAGATGGGCAACGAGCTCGACGCAGCCAGTGTCGAGCTGAGCGCCCGGAAAGTGGAGCAACGCGACGATGAAGCGCTTGCTGCCCGCACTCTGTTGGCCATCGTGGCCCTGCTGGCGCTGGCGGTGGGGACAGTGGCAAGTTGGTTGATCACCCGGCAAATCACCCACCCCTTGCGCCAGACCTTGGCTCAGGCAGCCCGCATCGCCCGTGGCGAATTGAGCTTGCAGGAGCCTGCACATCGGCAAGATGAACTGGGGCAATTGCAGGCCAGCATGCGCGACATGACTCTAAGCCTGCGGGAATTGATTGGCGGCATAGACCAAGGGGTCGGCCACCTGTCACAGGCGGCCACCCAGCTTGCAGCCAGCAGCCACGACACCCAAGTGCGCATCAGCCAGCAACGCGAAGAAACCGACCAGGTGGCCACCGCCATGCACCAGATGAGCGCCACGGTGCAGGAAGTTGCGCGCAATGCCGAGCAAGCCTCCCAAGCCGCGACCGATGCCGACCAACAGGCACAGCTCGGGGACAAGGTCGTGGCTGAAGCCATCGAGCGCATTGAGCGCCTGGCCGCGCAGATGGACCACTGTTTGGCGGCCATGCAGCATCTGGCTGGAGAAGGCCAGCGTATCGGCAGCATTCTGGATGTGATCAAGTCGGTCTCGGAGCAAACCAACCTGCTGGCGCTGAACGCGGCCATCGAAGCGGCCCGCGCCGGAGAGGCCGGACGCGGATTTGCCGTGGTTGCCGACGAGGTACGCGGGTTGGCGCAACGCACGCAACACTCCACGGAAGAGATCGAACAGCTGATCGGCAGCCTGCACAGTGGCACCGACGAGGTGACTCAATTGCTGGACAGCAGCAAGCAGCTAACGGAGCAAAGCGTGGAGCTAAGCCGCAAGGCTGGGGATGCTTTAGGGCGAATCACCGACACGGTGTCGAACATCCAGGGGATGAATCAGCAGATCGCCACGGCCAGCGAACAGCAGAGCGTGGTGGCGGAGCAGATCAACCGCAGTGTTTTGAATGTGCGGGACGTGTCGGACCTGACCTCTGCAGCGAGCGAGCAGACGGCAGCTTCCAGCGGGGAATTGGAGCAATTGGGGCAGCAGTTGCGCGGGATGGTGGGGCGGTTCAGGCTGTAA
- a CDS encoding 16S rRNA (uracil(1498)-N(3))-methyltransferase: MNLLLLEEADFVSADRVVLADRRFTHMQEIHRVAVGDTLRVGRINGLMGKATVLRLEKHEAELEVGFDQAPPAKLPLTLVLAVPRPKMLRRLFQTVATLGVTRLILVNSYKVEKSFWQTPFLNPESIRENLILGLEQARDTVLPEVIIEKRFKPFVEDRLPAIADGTLGLVGHPGPYPACPRAVEGPVTLAIGPEGGWIPYEVDLLGKAGLAPVQLGDRILRVETAVTALLSRIF, translated from the coding sequence GTGAATCTGTTGCTCCTTGAAGAGGCCGACTTCGTCTCGGCCGACCGCGTGGTTCTTGCTGACCGCCGCTTTACGCACATGCAGGAAATCCACCGCGTGGCGGTGGGCGACACGCTGCGTGTAGGCCGCATCAACGGCCTGATGGGCAAGGCCACCGTTCTGCGCCTGGAAAAGCACGAGGCAGAACTGGAAGTTGGCTTTGATCAAGCACCACCCGCCAAGCTGCCGCTGACCTTGGTGCTTGCAGTGCCTCGGCCGAAAATGCTGCGCAGGCTGTTCCAGACCGTGGCCACCCTGGGTGTGACGCGGCTGATTCTGGTCAACAGTTACAAGGTCGAAAAAAGCTTCTGGCAAACCCCTTTCCTGAACCCCGAGAGCATCCGCGAAAACCTGATTCTCGGCCTTGAGCAGGCCCGCGACACGGTTCTGCCGGAAGTGATCATCGAGAAGCGCTTCAAGCCGTTCGTCGAAGACCGCCTGCCAGCCATCGCAGATGGCACCTTGGGCCTTGTTGGCCATCCCGGCCCCTACCCTGCTTGCCCGCGTGCAGTAGAAGGCCCGGTAACCCTGGCGATCGGCCCGGAAGGTGGTTGGATCCCTTACGAAGTCGACCTGCTCGGCAAAGCTGGCCTGGCACCGGTACAACTGGGTGACCGCATCTTGCGTGTGGAAACGGCCGTAACTGCTTTGCTCTCAAGGATTTTCTGA
- a CDS encoding methyl-accepting chemotaxis protein, which yields MYGWFSQALGNVSVNRKLGLGFGLVLVMTLAITVTGWSGMNSIIERGDKLGNISVIQQYTQDLRIARQQYERKTDQASLDGIDRALNEVERQVQFMLGQIEQPADHQRLQQQSEAIRQYRQAFGELKQGGGAQALQRMADQGTVLLQTSQAMTASQTQVRDAGAQQAKNLLAIATTLALAIGLLAAWAITRQIIIPLRQTLAAAERVAAGDLSQNLQSTRRDELGQLQTSMQRMTQGLRELIGGIGDGVTQIASAAEQLSAVTEQTSAGVNNQKVETDQVATAMNEMAATVHEVARSAEQASEAALMADQQAREGDRVVSEAVAQIERLASEVVNSSEAMNQLKAESDKIGSVLDVIKSVAQQTNLLALNAAIEAARAGEAGRGFAVVADEVRSLAQRTQQSTEEIEELIAGLQSGTQRVANVMDASRQLTDSSVELTRRAGGSLETITRTVSSIQAMNQQIATAAEQQSATAEEINRSVMNVRDISDQTSAASEETASSSVELARLGTHLQGLVGKFRL from the coding sequence ATGTATGGATGGTTTTCCCAAGCGTTGGGAAATGTAAGCGTCAATCGCAAACTGGGCCTGGGCTTCGGCCTGGTGCTTGTCATGACTTTGGCCATCACGGTAACGGGCTGGTCTGGCATGAACAGCATCATCGAGCGTGGCGACAAGCTGGGCAATATCTCGGTGATCCAGCAGTACACCCAGGACCTGCGCATCGCCCGCCAGCAGTACGAGCGTAAAACCGATCAGGCTTCGCTGGATGGCATTGATCGGGCATTGAATGAAGTCGAGCGCCAAGTGCAGTTCATGCTCGGGCAGATCGAGCAGCCCGCCGACCACCAGCGGCTGCAGCAGCAGAGCGAAGCGATCCGCCAGTATCGCCAGGCATTCGGCGAACTGAAGCAAGGCGGCGGCGCCCAGGCACTGCAACGTATGGCCGACCAAGGCACGGTGCTGCTGCAAACCAGCCAGGCAATGACCGCTTCGCAAACCCAAGTGCGTGACGCGGGGGCCCAGCAAGCCAAGAACCTGCTGGCCATCGCAACCACACTGGCCCTTGCCATTGGCCTGCTCGCAGCTTGGGCCATTACCCGACAGATCATCATCCCCCTGCGCCAGACGTTGGCGGCAGCCGAGCGCGTGGCTGCTGGCGACCTCAGCCAGAACCTGCAATCGACCCGCCGCGACGAACTCGGCCAACTGCAGACCAGCATGCAACGCATGACCCAAGGCCTGCGCGAACTGATCGGCGGTATAGGCGACGGCGTGACGCAAATTGCCAGCGCCGCAGAACAGCTGTCGGCCGTTACCGAGCAGACCAGCGCCGGGGTCAACAACCAGAAAGTCGAAACCGACCAGGTGGCCACTGCGATGAACGAGATGGCCGCGACCGTGCACGAAGTGGCACGTAGCGCCGAACAGGCCTCCGAAGCTGCCCTGATGGCCGACCAGCAGGCCCGCGAGGGTGATCGCGTGGTCAGCGAAGCGGTGGCGCAGATTGAGCGCCTGGCCAGTGAGGTGGTCAACTCCAGCGAGGCCATGAACCAGCTCAAGGCCGAGAGCGACAAGATTGGCAGTGTGCTCGACGTTATCAAGTCTGTGGCCCAGCAGACCAACCTTCTGGCGCTTAACGCAGCCATCGAAGCGGCGCGTGCCGGCGAAGCCGGACGCGGCTTTGCCGTGGTGGCTGACGAAGTGCGCAGCCTGGCGCAGCGCACTCAGCAGTCCACTGAAGAGATCGAAGAGCTGATTGCCGGGTTGCAAAGCGGCACGCAACGCGTGGCGAACGTGATGGATGCCAGCCGTCAGCTTACAGACAGCAGTGTGGAACTGACCCGCCGTGCCGGCGGTTCGCTGGAAACCATTACCCGTACCGTGTCGTCGATCCAGGCGATGAACCAGCAAATCGCCACCGCAGCGGAACAGCAGAGCGCCACGGCCGAAGAGATAAACCGCAGCGTGATGAATGTGCGGGATATTTCCGACCAAACCTCGGCAGCTAGCGAGGAAACTGCGAGTTCCAGCGTCGAACTGGCGCGGCTAGGTACACATCTGCAAGGGTTGGTGGGTAAATTCAGGCTTTGA
- a CDS encoding transporter substrate-binding domain-containing protein, giving the protein MKKYISRLLVGVTALVAVASAQAGAIDDAVKRGTLRVGMDPTYMPFQMTNKRGEIIGFEVDILKAMAKSMGVKFEAVSTAYDGIIPALLTDKFDMIGSGMTLTQERNLRLNFSEPFIVVGQTLLIRKELAGEIKSYKDLNNEKYRLTSKLGTTGEMVAKKLISKAKYHGYDNEQEAVMDVVNGKADAFVYDAPYNVVAVEKAGAGKLLFLEEPFTYEPLAFGLKKGDYDSINFINNFLHQIKHDGTYDRIHDKWFKNKDWLKEME; this is encoded by the coding sequence ATGAAAAAATACATTTCGCGCCTGCTGGTCGGCGTTACCGCGCTGGTCGCGGTCGCTTCGGCCCAGGCCGGTGCCATTGATGATGCGGTCAAGCGCGGTACCCTGCGGGTGGGCATGGACCCAACCTACATGCCGTTCCAGATGACCAACAAGCGCGGCGAGATCATCGGCTTTGAAGTCGACATTCTCAAAGCCATGGCCAAATCCATGGGCGTGAAGTTCGAGGCGGTTTCCACGGCCTATGACGGTATCATCCCGGCCCTGCTGACCGACAAGTTCGACATGATCGGCAGCGGCATGACCCTGACCCAGGAGCGCAACCTGCGCCTGAACTTCAGCGAACCCTTCATCGTCGTTGGCCAGACCCTGCTGATCCGCAAGGAGCTGGCAGGTGAAATCAAGTCGTACAAAGACCTGAACAACGAGAAGTACCGCCTCACCTCCAAACTTGGTACCACGGGTGAAATGGTTGCCAAGAAGTTGATCAGCAAAGCCAAGTACCACGGCTACGACAACGAGCAGGAAGCGGTGATGGACGTGGTCAACGGCAAGGCCGATGCCTTCGTCTACGACGCACCATACAACGTGGTGGCAGTGGAGAAGGCCGGCGCTGGCAAGCTGCTGTTCCTCGAAGAACCCTTCACCTACGAGCCGCTGGCCTTCGGCCTGAAGAAAGGCGACTACGACAGCATCAACTTCATCAACAACTTCCTGCACCAGATCAAGCATGACGGGACCTACGATCGTATCCACGACAAGTGGTTCAAGAACAAGGACTGGCTGAAGGAAATGGAATAA
- a CDS encoding amino acid ABC transporter ATP-binding protein, translated as MIEVRDLLKVFDTRGHVVRAVDNVTTRVAKGEVVVVLGPSGSGKSTFLRCLNGLEHFDEGHVAIDGLQLDDPKTDINAYRREVGMVFQHFNLFPHMTVLENLCLAQKVVRKRNKAEREAKALALLEKVGIAQKANEYPSRLSGGQQQRVAIARALAMDPKVMLFDEPTSALDPEMVGEVLDVMKTLAQEGMTMVCVTHEMGFAREVADRVLFFDHGKLLEDSAPVEFFASPKDPRAQAFLRQVL; from the coding sequence GTGATTGAAGTCCGTGACCTGCTGAAAGTCTTCGACACCCGCGGCCATGTTGTGCGTGCTGTGGACAATGTCACCACTCGCGTGGCCAAGGGCGAAGTGGTGGTTGTGCTCGGCCCGTCCGGTTCGGGCAAGTCCACTTTCCTGCGCTGCCTGAACGGCCTTGAGCATTTCGACGAAGGCCACGTGGCCATCGACGGCCTGCAACTGGATGACCCAAAGACCGACATCAACGCCTATCGGCGCGAAGTCGGCATGGTGTTCCAGCATTTCAACCTGTTCCCGCACATGACCGTGCTGGAGAACCTGTGCCTGGCGCAGAAGGTGGTGCGCAAGCGCAACAAGGCCGAGCGCGAAGCCAAGGCCCTTGCGTTGCTTGAAAAGGTGGGTATCGCACAGAAGGCCAACGAGTATCCGTCGCGGCTTTCTGGTGGCCAGCAACAACGGGTAGCGATTGCCCGTGCCCTGGCGATGGACCCCAAAGTGATGCTGTTCGACGAGCCCACTTCGGCGCTGGACCCGGAAATGGTCGGTGAGGTGCTGGATGTAATGAAGACGCTGGCCCAGGAAGGCATGACCATGGTCTGCGTAACCCACGAAATGGGCTTTGCCCGGGAAGTGGCGGACCGTGTGTTGTTCTTTGATCATGGCAAGTTGCTGGAAGACTCGGCGCCGGTTGAGTTCTTTGCATCGCCGAAGGATCCGCGGGCGCAGGCCTTCCTGCGGCAGGTGCTTTAA
- a CDS encoding amino acid ABC transporter permease — protein sequence MIKHKKAQWPWHALTALVLVGLALSLYLATSMISYEWRWNRVPQYFAYQAEEAQRAAGYGTVQDIVVSGDTARVTLKDENGDEQVLDVAKDSLQLSRGDDVSEGDQVGVTRHWAAGPLAWGLWTTLWISVVSGALGLVIGLFAGLCRLSNNPTLRDLSTVYVELVRGTPLLVQIFIFYFFIGTVLNLSREFAGVAALALFTGAYVAEIVRAGVQSIAKGQNEAARSLGLNAGQSMRHVILPQAFKRVLPPLAGQFISLVKDTSLVSVIAITELTKSGREAITTSFSTFEIWFCVAGLYLLINLPLSHLASRLERRLAQSD from the coding sequence GTGATCAAACACAAGAAAGCCCAGTGGCCCTGGCATGCGCTGACCGCGCTGGTACTGGTGGGCCTTGCGCTCAGCCTGTACCTGGCCACTTCGATGATTTCCTACGAGTGGCGCTGGAACCGTGTGCCGCAGTACTTCGCCTATCAGGCGGAAGAAGCGCAGCGTGCGGCCGGATATGGCACGGTGCAGGACATTGTCGTTTCTGGTGACACCGCGCGTGTCACGCTGAAGGACGAAAACGGTGACGAGCAAGTGCTCGACGTGGCCAAGGACAGCCTGCAACTGAGCCGCGGTGACGATGTATCCGAAGGCGACCAGGTTGGCGTGACCCGCCATTGGGCAGCGGGCCCGTTGGCCTGGGGCCTGTGGACCACGTTGTGGATCTCGGTGGTGTCCGGGGCGCTGGGCCTGGTGATCGGCCTGTTCGCCGGCTTGTGCCGGCTGTCGAACAACCCGACCCTGCGTGACCTGTCGACGGTCTACGTCGAACTGGTGCGGGGCACACCGCTGCTGGTACAGATTTTTATCTTCTACTTCTTCATCGGTACCGTGCTCAACCTTTCCCGCGAGTTCGCAGGTGTGGCTGCCTTGGCGCTGTTCACCGGGGCCTACGTGGCTGAAATCGTGCGTGCCGGTGTGCAATCCATCGCCAAGGGCCAGAACGAGGCTGCGCGCTCGCTGGGTCTGAATGCCGGCCAGTCGATGCGCCATGTGATCCTGCCGCAGGCGTTCAAACGCGTGCTGCCGCCGCTGGCCGGGCAGTTCATCAGCCTGGTCAAGGACACTTCGCTAGTATCGGTGATCGCCATTACCGAGCTGACCAAGAGCGGCCGTGAGGCCATCACCACCTCGTTCTCGACCTTCGAGATCTGGTTCTGTGTGGCAGGCCTTTACCTGCTGATCAACCTGCCGCTGTCGCACCTGGCCAGCCGGCTTGAGCGGAGGCTTGCGCAAAGTGATTGA